The proteins below come from a single Halomonas binhaiensis genomic window:
- a CDS encoding NAD(P)/FAD-dependent oxidoreductase has product MTIERQARDADVIVIGGSYAGQSAAMQLARARKRVVVMDAGLRRNRFAASSHGLVGQDGRSPDAIALDGRRQVEAYPNVEWWEDSALRARHGNQGFEVESASGRCFQAATLVIATGVVDELPAIEGLEQRWGKSVFHCPYCHGYELEQGRIGVIAVGPMSLHHAMMLPDWGDVTLFTNQALQPGPDEHQVLIDKGVTIEPQGIKRIVDTATVELQDGRQIALDGIFTVSRTRMASPIAEQLGCVMEEGPMGPYIVTDETKETSVPGVFACGDAARMAGSVSFALGDGAQAGISAHRKLIFA; this is encoded by the coding sequence ATGACCATTGAACGGCAGGCAAGGGATGCAGATGTCATCGTGATTGGCGGCAGTTATGCCGGCCAGTCGGCAGCCATGCAATTGGCCAGGGCACGCAAGCGAGTGGTGGTCATGGATGCCGGGTTACGCCGCAATCGCTTTGCCGCATCGTCCCATGGCCTGGTCGGTCAGGATGGACGTTCGCCTGATGCCATTGCCCTGGATGGGCGGCGCCAGGTGGAGGCATACCCCAATGTCGAGTGGTGGGAAGACTCGGCATTGCGGGCGCGCCATGGGAATCAGGGGTTTGAAGTGGAAAGCGCGTCGGGTCGGTGTTTTCAGGCTGCCACGCTGGTCATTGCAACCGGAGTGGTCGATGAATTGCCCGCTATAGAAGGGCTGGAACAACGTTGGGGGAAAAGCGTATTCCATTGTCCATATTGCCACGGATATGAGTTGGAGCAGGGGCGCATCGGTGTGATCGCCGTGGGCCCCATGTCCTTGCATCATGCCATGATGCTGCCGGATTGGGGGGATGTGACCCTGTTCACCAATCAGGCGTTGCAACCCGGTCCAGACGAGCACCAAGTGCTGATCGACAAGGGAGTGACCATTGAGCCGCAAGGCATCAAGCGCATTGTCGATACGGCCACGGTCGAGCTGCAGGATGGTAGACAGATCGCGCTCGATGGAATCTTTACCGTCAGCCGCACACGCATGGCGAGCCCGATTGCAGAACAGTTGGGATGTGTCATGGAAGAGGGGCCCATGGGGCCATATATCGTCACCGATGAAACCAAGGAAACCTCGGTACCCGGTGTGTTCGCGTGCGGTGATGCCGCGCGTATGGCAGGCAGCGTGTCCTTTGCTCTGGGAGATGGCGCCCAAGCGGGGATATCGGCACACCGTAAGCTCATCTTTGCGTGA
- a CDS encoding META domain-containing protein has translation MKGISMFGALLGMALFCVACTDQTKRAAPSELGALPASYLGQLPCDDCKAIRYELSLFDDDEDSDALGDVPNDVPNDALNYVLKRVYLGPGELRRFHDQGQWAVEQDGLLVMDVDGQKMRWQIEPNGDLILMKTEGDDPEPGARLSRLPEYVGEPLENRYWRLIEIQGKAVSVSAGQREPYLVLRSTDMSLTGSGGCQWLSGSYQRSAQAIEISPQWGKVESADCPAQASTQQQAFIDVLQRSVSWRVLADRLNFRDSQGDVVARFEVVHL, from the coding sequence ATGAAAGGGATTTCAATGTTTGGTGCCCTGCTGGGCATGGCACTTTTCTGCGTGGCCTGCACAGACCAGACTAAAAGAGCTGCGCCCTCGGAACTGGGGGCGCTGCCGGCCAGCTATCTGGGGCAGTTGCCCTGCGATGATTGCAAGGCGATTCGCTACGAACTATCCCTGTTCGATGACGATGAAGATTCCGATGCCCTCGGCGACGTTCCCAACGACGTTCCCAACGACGCTCTCAACTACGTTCTCAAACGGGTCTATCTGGGCCCGGGGGAGCTTCGACGTTTCCATGACCAGGGGCAATGGGCGGTGGAGCAGGACGGACTTCTGGTCATGGATGTCGATGGACAGAAGATGCGCTGGCAGATCGAACCGAATGGTGACTTGATCCTCATGAAAACGGAGGGCGATGATCCTGAGCCCGGCGCCAGGCTTTCTCGTCTGCCAGAGTATGTCGGTGAGCCGCTGGAGAATCGATACTGGCGCTTGATCGAGATCCAGGGAAAGGCAGTCTCGGTATCGGCAGGCCAGAGAGAACCCTATCTGGTGCTACGCTCTACTGACATGAGCCTGACAGGGTCAGGAGGGTGCCAATGGTTGTCAGGCAGCTATCAGCGTTCTGCCCAGGCCATCGAGATTTCCCCGCAATGGGGCAAAGTGGAAAGCGCCGATTGTCCTGCCCAGGCATCGACACAACAGCAGGCATTCATTGATGTGCTGCAACGGAGTGTCAGTTGGCGGGTTCTGGCTGATCGCTTGAACTTTCGGGATTCCCAGGGGGACGTGGTCGCACGTTTTGAGGTGGTTCATCTTTGA
- a CDS encoding AraC family transcriptional regulator: protein MLNTPLHSVDHIARPIVAIGTDYARGTLLDTHDHRRAQFLYGMTGLMEVETDDGSWVVPPYNGVWIPARKRHQVRMHGVSTRSLYIEPQAAPRPSSYCEVLVVSPLLHQLLLASANMPAQYEEDGRDGALAQLLLHELRLAQTLPLFAPLPREQHLARLCKSFLQQPHIGTRPEDWARQLNKSQRTFSRLFRQQTGMSFATWRQQACVMAALPRLLSGTPVTQVALDLGYDSPSAFSSMFRRVLGKSPTSFVHTSV, encoded by the coding sequence ATGCTCAACACCCCGTTGCACAGCGTGGATCACATCGCACGCCCTATCGTGGCCATCGGCACCGACTACGCTCGCGGCACGCTGCTCGATACCCATGATCATCGTCGCGCCCAGTTCCTGTACGGCATGACAGGCTTGATGGAAGTCGAAACCGATGATGGGAGCTGGGTAGTGCCGCCCTATAACGGCGTCTGGATTCCTGCACGCAAGCGCCATCAGGTACGCATGCACGGTGTCAGCACGCGTAGCCTGTACATAGAACCGCAGGCAGCACCACGCCCTTCCAGCTACTGCGAAGTCCTGGTCGTTTCTCCCTTGCTGCATCAGTTGCTGCTGGCATCTGCCAACATGCCTGCGCAGTATGAAGAAGACGGACGCGATGGAGCCCTGGCACAACTGCTTCTGCATGAGCTGCGCCTGGCACAGACATTGCCACTGTTTGCCCCTCTGCCCCGGGAGCAACACCTTGCCAGGCTGTGCAAGAGCTTCCTGCAGCAACCCCACATTGGCACCCGTCCTGAGGACTGGGCCCGCCAACTGAACAAGAGCCAGCGTACCTTCAGCCGGCTGTTCCGCCAGCAGACAGGAATGTCTTTCGCCACATGGCGGCAACAGGCCTGCGTGATGGCCGCACTCCCCAGACTGTTGTCCGGTACACCGGTCACCCAGGTGGCGCTGGACCTCGGTTATGACAGCCCCAGTGCCTTCTCCAGCATGTTCCGCAGGGTCCTGGGAAAGTCACCTACGTCATTCGTGCATACATCCGTGTAA
- a CDS encoding sulfite exporter TauE/SafE family protein, whose product MYSVLLLCGGMAGVTTVLFGFGGGFVVVPLMYAMLVMSYGVDSVVGQSAMHIAVATSTAVMIFAALLSTWRHQRAGTLAWHQVKPLIGYIAIGAVGGAAAAQALSGSWVRWAFVVYLAVTIMDSILRPGFMQAETSHMRPMGRSFTAAAGTVIGVIAAFLGVGGSVMTVPLMRRRGASMTAATAMANPLSLPMAITATTTYVLLARHDVSLGPWHAGYVDLRAFMMLALGSWLGIQLASAWIGRIPDHAHAKIYVLLLVLALLVMLVIS is encoded by the coding sequence GTGTATAGCGTGCTGTTGCTATGTGGAGGCATGGCGGGTGTCACCACGGTGCTGTTCGGGTTTGGCGGCGGCTTCGTCGTCGTTCCGCTGATGTATGCCATGCTGGTCATGAGTTATGGCGTAGACAGCGTAGTCGGCCAATCTGCGATGCATATTGCGGTGGCCACCTCCACGGCAGTGATGATTTTTGCTGCTCTGTTGTCGACCTGGCGGCACCAGCGGGCGGGAACACTGGCATGGCATCAAGTGAAGCCGCTGATCGGCTACATTGCCATCGGTGCTGTTGGTGGAGCGGCTGCGGCGCAGGCATTGAGTGGATCCTGGGTCCGCTGGGCTTTCGTTGTCTATCTGGCCGTCACGATCATGGACAGCATCCTGCGGCCCGGGTTCATGCAGGCAGAGACATCGCACATGCGTCCGATGGGGCGTTCGTTCACGGCTGCGGCAGGTACAGTCATCGGTGTCATTGCCGCGTTCCTGGGGGTGGGGGGCAGTGTGATGACGGTTCCTCTCATGCGCAGAAGGGGGGCGAGCATGACGGCGGCTACAGCCATGGCCAATCCGTTATCTTTGCCGATGGCCATCACCGCGACGACCACCTATGTGTTACTGGCCAGGCATGATGTCTCTCTGGGGCCTTGGCATGCAGGGTATGTCGATCTGAGAGCCTTCATGATGCTGGCGTTGGGATCATGGCTTGGCATTCAGCTTGCCTCAGCCTGGATCGGCCGTATTCCGGACCATGCTCACGCGAAGATCTATGTGTTGCTGCTGGTTCTGGCTCTGCTGGTCATGCTCGTGATCAGTTGA
- a CDS encoding YebC/PmpR family DNA-binding transcriptional regulator, which produces MGRAFQNRKESMAKTAAAKTKVYSKYGREIYVCAKSGGTDPNGNLALRGLIDRAKKDQVPSHVIDKALDKASGAGGEDYSPARYEGFGPGNIMVIVECLTDNPNRTFGDVRACFTKTKSKIGTPGSVSHMFDHLAILAFPGDDEEAALEALMEAEVDVTDIENENGLITVFAPPTDYAKTREALRAAFGDVEFEIDEIQFLPQAATPLADDDIPMFEKLLDMLNELDDVQNVYHSAEMPQ; this is translated from the coding sequence ATGGGCAGGGCCTTCCAAAACCGCAAGGAATCCATGGCCAAGACGGCTGCGGCCAAGACCAAGGTCTACAGCAAGTATGGGCGTGAAATTTATGTATGCGCCAAGTCCGGGGGTACCGACCCCAACGGCAACCTGGCACTGCGCGGCCTGATCGATCGCGCCAAGAAGGACCAGGTGCCCTCCCACGTCATCGATAAAGCCCTGGACAAGGCTTCCGGTGCCGGTGGCGAGGATTATTCACCGGCTCGTTACGAAGGCTTCGGTCCGGGCAACATCATGGTCATCGTGGAATGCCTCACCGATAACCCCAACCGTACCTTCGGCGACGTTCGCGCCTGCTTTACCAAGACCAAGAGCAAGATCGGCACTCCCGGCAGTGTCAGCCACATGTTCGATCACCTGGCGATCCTGGCCTTCCCCGGCGACGATGAAGAAGCCGCCCTGGAAGCGTTGATGGAAGCGGAAGTCGACGTCACGGATATCGAAAACGAGAATGGCCTGATCACCGTCTTCGCTCCACCGACCGATTACGCCAAGACCCGTGAGGCTCTGCGCGCCGCTTTCGGTGATGTGGAGTTCGAGATTGATGAGATTCAGTTCCTGCCTCAGGCCGCCACACCGCTGGCAGACGATGACATCCCGATGTTCGAGAAACTGCTGGACATGCTCAACGAACTCGATGATGTGCAGAACGTCTACCACAGCGCTGAGATGCCTCAGTAA
- a CDS encoding M24 family metallopeptidase — MDHLDYQKMLLSRHARSELPFPEGEFDMRVARVREVMQREGLDALLVSSAADIFYLCGYHTFEVSVHAALVVTDTHTLLQVASIETGAAVVTAKVDELVSYRWEAPEEVIGPLADALSGCRQVGFDGLGSGLRVGVIQRLQARLGSECFVDRTAAVMAELRLVKSPRELACLERSARMTEAGLTSALDMVAEGVQDNEVAAEGARAMLAAGSEFFSLGPIVTVGARSGLIHVNHKRHVIAQGDVVFLEFGAVWQRYTAPCMRTAVIGQPDDEMSRAAELCLRLQQRLCDAMQPGASFEEVARMAAEELAPWRETLFHSGVFGYAVGAQFPPSWVEGTGFIAPGQQRHLAKDMVFHLPLCLRSPGRWGIGLSHTVRVTERGAVPITSHDGQLVIR, encoded by the coding sequence ATGGATCATCTTGATTATCAGAAAATGCTCTTGTCCCGCCATGCGCGCAGCGAACTTCCCTTTCCGGAGGGCGAATTCGACATGCGCGTCGCCCGCGTGCGCGAGGTCATGCAGCGTGAAGGATTGGATGCCTTGCTGGTGTCTTCCGCTGCTGACATCTTCTATCTGTGTGGATATCACACCTTCGAAGTCTCGGTGCATGCTGCGCTGGTGGTGACGGATACGCATACCTTGCTGCAGGTGGCATCCATCGAGACGGGCGCTGCCGTAGTGACGGCCAAGGTCGACGAACTGGTGAGCTATCGCTGGGAAGCGCCGGAAGAGGTGATCGGGCCGCTCGCGGATGCGCTCAGCGGTTGTCGCCAGGTCGGCTTCGATGGGCTGGGAAGTGGCCTGCGTGTTGGCGTGATACAGCGCTTGCAGGCGCGGCTGGGAAGTGAATGCTTTGTTGACCGAACTGCCGCAGTGATGGCTGAGCTGCGCCTGGTCAAGAGTCCACGGGAACTGGCTTGCCTGGAGCGCAGCGCTCGGATGACCGAAGCGGGCCTGACGTCTGCTCTCGATATGGTCGCGGAAGGCGTGCAGGACAATGAGGTGGCGGCGGAAGGTGCACGAGCCATGCTGGCCGCCGGCAGTGAGTTCTTCAGCCTTGGGCCCATTGTCACCGTGGGCGCGCGTAGTGGCCTCATCCATGTCAACCACAAGCGCCATGTCATTGCCCAGGGCGACGTCGTGTTTCTGGAATTTGGCGCAGTATGGCAGCGCTATACGGCTCCCTGCATGCGAACAGCGGTCATTGGTCAGCCAGACGATGAGATGAGCCGTGCGGCTGAGTTATGCCTTCGGCTGCAACAGCGGTTGTGCGATGCCATGCAGCCTGGTGCCAGCTTCGAGGAGGTTGCCCGGATGGCTGCGGAAGAGCTGGCGCCATGGCGGGAAACCCTGTTCCACTCGGGCGTGTTCGGCTATGCGGTCGGGGCCCAGTTTCCACCCAGTTGGGTAGAAGGTACAGGCTTTATCGCTCCCGGTCAGCAGCGACACCTGGCCAAGGACATGGTCTTCCATCTCCCGTTGTGCCTGCGTTCTCCTGGGCGCTGGGGGATAGGCCTGAGTCATACGGTACGTGTTACCGAACGGGGGGCCGTACCGATCACCAGCCACGATGGGCAATTGGTGATTCGGTAA
- a CDS encoding ABC transporter ATP-binding protein, whose product MLRFFENLVNPYPEEVPRTPPEGLWPFVLYYSRPFLGLLLAMSVATALVSAAEVLFFHYMGTLVDWLSTADRDTFVEQHALKLVVLSVLVLIGVPVLVLMRSLLTHQGVFGNYPMLGRWLSHRLMLRQSLAFFHDEFAGRVSQKVMQTALALRETVTKLLDMLVYVLVYFTGALLLLGSAEPWLMAPLVIWLLGYGGLMRHFIPRLRRVSMEQADARAVMTGRVVDSYSNIQTIKLFADETLEQNYARESMDVFMSTVHRQMRLATGLTVTLTVLNTMLLVSMAGLAVLAWHQQWVSPGVTAVAIALVMRVRAMSDWILWEVAGLFENIGTVQDGINTLSRSPEVVDALDATQLEVSRGAIHFENLHFGYSRGRRQGVRVFDGFDLDIAPGEKVGIIGRSGAGKSTLASLLLRFHDLEKGRITIDGQDISRVTQTSLRHQIGMVTQDTSLLHRSLRDNLRYGCENASDEDIWRAVSQAHAGDFIESLVDPHGRRGLDALVGERGVTLSGGQRQRIAIARVLLKNAPILVLDEATSALDSEVEAAIQEQLYTLMEGKTVIAIAHRLSTIAMLDRLVVIDAGRIVEMGDHASLLAAGGLYASLWRRQSGGFLGIDVEVPEEA is encoded by the coding sequence ATGCTTCGTTTCTTCGAGAATCTGGTCAACCCTTATCCAGAGGAAGTGCCACGGACCCCGCCGGAGGGTCTGTGGCCCTTTGTGCTGTACTACTCACGGCCATTCCTTGGCCTGCTGTTGGCCATGTCGGTCGCGACGGCTCTTGTATCGGCAGCCGAAGTACTGTTTTTCCACTACATGGGGACGTTGGTCGATTGGTTGTCCACGGCTGATCGTGACACCTTTGTCGAACAGCATGCTCTCAAGCTGGTGGTCCTGAGTGTCCTGGTTCTGATCGGGGTGCCGGTGCTGGTGTTGATGCGTTCTTTGCTGACGCATCAAGGTGTCTTCGGCAACTACCCGATGCTGGGGCGGTGGCTGTCGCACCGTCTGATGCTGCGCCAGAGCTTGGCCTTCTTTCATGACGAGTTTGCTGGTCGCGTTTCCCAGAAGGTGATGCAGACCGCGTTGGCGCTGCGCGAAACTGTCACCAAACTTCTCGATATGCTGGTCTATGTGCTGGTCTATTTCACCGGCGCACTGCTGTTGCTGGGTAGTGCTGAGCCTTGGCTGATGGCGCCATTGGTGATCTGGCTGTTGGGCTATGGGGGATTGATGCGCCACTTCATTCCACGCCTGCGCAGGGTATCGATGGAGCAGGCCGATGCCCGGGCAGTAATGACAGGCCGCGTGGTAGATAGCTACAGCAACATCCAGACCATCAAGCTGTTTGCAGACGAGACGCTGGAGCAGAACTATGCACGGGAGTCCATGGATGTCTTCATGAGTACCGTGCATCGACAGATGCGTCTGGCCACGGGGCTGACCGTCACCTTGACGGTGCTCAATACGATGCTGCTCGTCAGCATGGCGGGACTGGCGGTACTTGCCTGGCATCAGCAATGGGTGTCTCCAGGAGTGACGGCCGTTGCCATTGCCCTGGTCATGCGGGTGCGTGCCATGTCCGACTGGATCCTGTGGGAAGTGGCCGGACTGTTCGAGAACATTGGTACCGTTCAGGATGGCATCAATACCCTGTCCCGCTCCCCTGAAGTCGTGGATGCTCTGGATGCGACACAGCTTGAGGTTAGTCGTGGCGCGATTCATTTCGAAAACCTGCATTTTGGTTATTCCCGTGGCCGTCGCCAGGGGGTACGCGTATTCGATGGTTTTGATCTCGACATCGCACCTGGCGAGAAAGTTGGCATCATCGGTCGTTCCGGGGCTGGCAAGTCGACGTTGGCGTCATTGTTGCTGCGTTTTCATGATCTGGAGAAAGGGCGTATCACGATCGATGGCCAGGATATCTCCCGGGTCACCCAGACATCGCTGCGCCACCAGATTGGCATGGTCACCCAGGATACCTCCTTGTTACACCGATCATTGCGGGACAACCTGCGCTATGGCTGCGAGAACGCCTCCGACGAGGATATCTGGCGGGCAGTGAGCCAGGCTCATGCCGGAGACTTCATTGAATCGCTGGTGGATCCTCATGGTCGCCGCGGCCTGGACGCACTGGTAGGCGAGCGTGGTGTCACACTGTCCGGTGGGCAACGGCAGCGTATCGCCATTGCTCGCGTGCTGCTCAAGAATGCGCCGATTCTGGTACTGGATGAGGCCACATCTGCCCTGGATTCTGAGGTGGAAGCAGCCATCCAGGAGCAGTTGTATACCTTGATGGAAGGCAAGACGGTGATTGCCATTGCGCATCGTCTTTCGACCATTGCCATGCTGGACCGCCTGGTGGTGATCGATGCCGGGCGCATTGTCGAAATGGGCGATCACGCCAGTCTTCTGGCCGCGGGTGGGCTCTATGCCTCCTTGTGGCGGCGCCAGTCTGGTGGTTTTTTAGGAATTGATGTGGAGGTTCCAGAGGAGGCTTGA
- a CDS encoding DUF4399 domain-containing protein, with protein sequence MHSNSYTYRGVMAMLALALASGGLASSAMAQDSMERLAAPEGAKVYFISPADGDTVSSSVTVRMGLEGMGVAPSGVEMENTGHHHVLIDTPLESLDLDAPLPATDNTVHFGGGQTETTLELEPGEHTLQLLFNDYRHVSFDPPVTSDVITIQVE encoded by the coding sequence ATGCACAGCAATAGCTACACGTATCGTGGTGTCATGGCCATGTTGGCGCTGGCCTTGGCGAGTGGTGGACTGGCCTCATCGGCGATGGCACAGGATTCGATGGAACGACTGGCTGCGCCAGAAGGCGCCAAGGTGTATTTCATTTCACCTGCGGATGGCGATACCGTTTCCAGTTCGGTCACTGTACGCATGGGGCTGGAAGGTATGGGGGTGGCACCTTCCGGTGTCGAAATGGAAAATACTGGCCATCACCACGTGTTGATCGACACCCCCCTTGAATCACTGGATCTGGATGCTCCTCTGCCAGCCACCGACAATACCGTTCACTTCGGTGGTGGTCAGACAGAAACCACGCTGGAGCTTGAGCCGGGAGAGCATACTCTGCAGTTGTTGTTCAATGACTATCGCCATGTCAGCTTCGATCCGCCCGTCACATCGGATGTCATCACCATCCAGGTGGAGTGA
- a CDS encoding Rrf2 family transcriptional regulator, whose translation MKKDSRLSSVLHVLLHMAHSGQPLTSEQLAAFLRTNAVVVRRLLAGLRELGYVDSVKGHGGGWSITCDLKQVTLRDIYDAVGTPSVFAMGHRVEDPQCLVEQAVNQALDEAFRDAEALLIERLGDVTLADLSDDFSRRFRIQSRA comes from the coding sequence ATGAAAAAAGACAGCAGACTTTCCTCCGTTCTCCATGTGTTATTGCACATGGCACACAGCGGCCAGCCGCTCACCTCCGAGCAGTTGGCCGCTTTCCTGCGTACCAATGCCGTGGTGGTGCGGCGCTTGCTCGCCGGACTGCGTGAGCTGGGCTATGTCGACTCGGTTAAAGGGCACGGCGGTGGCTGGTCCATCACTTGTGACCTGAAGCAGGTCACGTTGCGCGATATCTATGATGCTGTGGGCACTCCTTCGGTATTTGCCATGGGCCACCGGGTCGAGGATCCACAATGTCTGGTGGAGCAGGCGGTGAACCAGGCACTCGATGAGGCCTTCCGTGATGCCGAAGCGTTGCTGATCGAACGCCTGGGTGATGTCACGCTGGCTGACCTGTCGGATGACTTCAGTCGGCGCTTTCGTATTCAGTCCAGGGCTTAG
- a CDS encoding GGDEF domain-containing protein: MPPFSVPELNVVLAQEYRKSVLVQWTAVLGALAHLSFIPLFWVYGHPYLALLNVLSVSMWCASLVANYKGAHRLAIYLIATEAYGHAAIVTIVLGNMPGFHYYLLPLACLAALSPAITRWKSALLGMLGMLLFILLERLPDGFTPVEDAPGLPPAMATINLTAALAGMVCFVIIISYLIEKQERSLTKIATRDALTGLFNRRFATDYLRQLMEQQRRSPSPCCLALIDVDHFKLINDEYGHRVGDKCLVQIADMLTTHFRRSDTLCRWGGEEFLLIFPGAGQREMLPVIESFRERLRTQPLRHQGEQIIVTISVGLTNVTPGTAPDALVNQADSLLYQAKAEGRDRIVSGSVKDEPPQNVRPRPPGNPESSSDQPEPAN; encoded by the coding sequence ATGCCCCCATTCTCGGTTCCTGAACTCAACGTTGTCCTCGCCCAGGAATATCGCAAATCAGTGCTTGTTCAGTGGACGGCTGTCCTTGGCGCACTGGCGCATCTTTCCTTCATTCCCCTGTTCTGGGTCTATGGGCATCCTTATCTTGCGCTGCTCAATGTGCTGAGCGTCAGCATGTGGTGTGCTTCCCTGGTTGCCAACTACAAGGGAGCCCATCGACTTGCCATCTATCTGATTGCCACTGAGGCATATGGCCATGCTGCCATTGTCACAATAGTGCTGGGCAACATGCCCGGGTTTCATTATTACCTGTTACCCCTGGCTTGCCTGGCAGCACTCAGCCCGGCCATTACCCGCTGGAAATCGGCATTACTGGGAATGCTGGGCATGCTGCTGTTCATTCTGCTGGAGCGCCTGCCTGACGGATTCACTCCAGTTGAGGACGCTCCCGGCCTACCTCCCGCCATGGCGACCATCAATCTCACAGCGGCCCTGGCAGGGATGGTGTGCTTCGTCATCATCATCAGCTACCTGATTGAAAAACAGGAAAGAAGCCTGACCAAGATCGCCACTCGTGATGCGCTTACGGGGCTGTTCAATCGTCGTTTTGCCACTGACTATCTGCGCCAGCTCATGGAACAGCAACGCCGATCGCCATCGCCCTGCTGTCTGGCACTGATCGATGTCGATCACTTCAAGCTGATCAATGACGAGTATGGTCATCGGGTCGGTGACAAGTGCCTGGTACAGATAGCGGACATGTTGACGACTCACTTTCGCCGTTCAGACACCCTGTGTCGCTGGGGAGGCGAGGAGTTTCTGTTGATCTTCCCCGGTGCAGGACAACGTGAAATGTTGCCCGTCATAGAAAGCTTCCGCGAGCGTCTCAGAACCCAACCCCTACGGCACCAGGGCGAGCAGATCATCGTCACGATCAGCGTGGGGTTGACCAATGTCACGCCCGGCACGGCCCCTGACGCTCTGGTCAACCAGGCCGATAGCTTGCTTTACCAGGCCAAGGCAGAAGGCCGGGATCGTATTGTCAGTGGCAGCGTCAAAGATGAACCACCTCAAAACGTGCGACCACGTCCCCCTGGGAATCCCGAAAGTTCAAGCGATCAGCCAGAACCCGCCAACTGA
- a CDS encoding FMN-dependent NADH-azoreductase — MTTLLHIDASARPGGSDTAAHGSHSRRLTSRFVRQWTTQHPETRVIYRDVGLESPSPITGKWIHAAFTPAHAREDWMHEELRASDVLIDELLQADIIVAGVPMYNFGPPAQFKAYIDNIVRVGRTFGFDRSRGGEPYWPLLADAGKRLVILSSRGDYGYQPGGRIAHRNHVESSVRTAFAYIGVTDVHEAAIEYDEFADHRLAASIQQGEAAVDELVAKLGDKPLEGVQRRDQECLTG; from the coding sequence ATGACCACACTATTGCACATCGATGCCAGCGCTCGCCCAGGAGGTTCTGACACTGCCGCCCATGGTTCGCATTCACGCCGACTGACTTCTCGCTTTGTCAGGCAGTGGACAACGCAGCACCCGGAAACACGAGTGATCTATCGAGATGTTGGCCTGGAGTCGCCGTCTCCCATTACGGGAAAGTGGATACATGCTGCCTTCACCCCTGCGCATGCCCGCGAAGACTGGATGCATGAGGAACTGCGTGCCAGCGATGTGCTGATCGATGAATTGCTTCAGGCCGATATCATTGTGGCAGGCGTGCCGATGTACAACTTTGGGCCTCCCGCGCAGTTCAAGGCATACATCGACAACATTGTACGTGTGGGGCGCACATTCGGATTCGACAGGAGCCGGGGAGGTGAGCCGTACTGGCCATTGCTGGCGGATGCCGGCAAGCGACTGGTGATTCTTTCATCGCGTGGTGACTACGGCTATCAGCCCGGTGGGCGTATCGCTCATCGCAACCATGTGGAGTCATCGGTACGCACGGCGTTTGCTTACATCGGCGTGACCGATGTGCATGAAGCGGCCATCGAGTACGACGAGTTTGCTGATCACCGCCTGGCCGCTTCGATCCAGCAAGGAGAGGCAGCCGTCGATGAGCTGGTGGCCAAGCTCGGTGACAAGCCGCTTGAAGGTGTTCAGCGCAGAGACCAGGAATGCCTGACTGGCTGA